The segment GCATGACCGAGGTGCCGGTGTCGCTGGTCATCCTGTCGAGCTGGTCGAGGATCGTCTTCTGCACGGTCACGTCGAGGGCGCTCGTGGGCTCGTCGGCGATGAGGAGCTTGGGGTTGCACGCCAGGCCGATCGCGATGAGCGCGCGCTGGCGCATGCCGCCGGAGAACTCGTGCGGGTACTGCTTGGCGCGGGCGGCGGCGTCGGGAAGACCCGCCGCCTCGAGGGTCTCCACGACCCTGCGGTCGACGTCCTTACGGGTGGCGAGGCCGTGCGCGAGAAGGGTCTCGGCGACCTGGGTGCCGATCTTCGCGACCGGATTGAGGTTCGACATCGGGTCCTGCGGCACGAGGCCGATCGAGCGGCCGCGCACCTGGCGCATCACCGACTCGGGGGCCCCGACGAGGTTCTCGCCTTCGAAGAGGATGCTGCCCTGCGTCACCCGCCCGTTGCCCGGGAGGAGCCCAATCACCGCCATCGCCGTGGTGGACTTCCCCGACCCCGACTCGCCGACGATGGCGAGGGTCTCGCCGGCAGCGAGGTCGAGGTCGACCCCTTCGACGGCGTGCACCGTCCCGTCGACGGTGCGGAACTCCACGGCCATGTCGCGGACCTGCAGAAGCGGCGTCCCTGCCGTGGGCCGCTCGAAAGATCGGGGCATCCCCCCATCCTGCCTCGGCGCGGGGGTCGGCGCATCCACCGGGGGGAGCCTTTATTCATCCGTAACGTGGCGCCGCGGCGTAGCGTGAAGGCATGGGCGCGATCGACCTCAATGCCGACCTGGGGGAGACGGTCGACGGGATGCCGACGGCCGACGATGCCGCGATGTTCGCCGTGATCTCCAGCGCGAGCATCGCCTGCGGCGGCCACGCGGGCGATGAACGATCGATGCGCGAGGCGGTGGCGCGCGCGGCCGCGCACGACGTCGCCGTCGGGGCGCATCCGTCCTATCCCGACCCGGCGAATTTCGGGCGGGCGCCGATGGCGATCGCGGCGGCCGACCTGCGCGTCGAGGTCGCGGGGCAGCTGCGGACGCTGGCGGCGGCGGGCGCCGACATCCGGTACGTCAAGCCGCATGGCGCGCTCTACCACGCGGTGTCGGTCGACGCCGAGCAGGCGCGCGCGATGGCCGAGGCGGTGGCCGAGCTCGCGGGATTGCTCGGGCGCGCGGTGCCGATCCTCGGCATGCCGGGGGAGATCACTCGGGCCGCCGGAGCGGCCGGTCTGCCGTTCGTGGTCGAGGCCTTCCTCGACCGCGGTTACCTCCCGAGCGGGGGCCTCGTGCCGCGGGGGCGCCCCGGGGCCGTGCTCGACGACGCGGCCGCGGCCGCGGAGCGGGCGATCCGGCTGGCGCGCTCGGGGGAGGTCGTCGCCGTCGACGGGTCGGTGCTCGAGGTCGCGGCGGCGTCGCTCTGCCTGCACGGCGATTCACCGGCCGCCGTGGCGATGGGCCGTGCGGTGCGCGAGGCGCTCGACGCGGCGGGCCTGATCGTGCGATCGCCGTGGTGAGGCGCGCGACGGTGAGACTGCTGCCGATGGGCGACGCGGTCCTCGTCGAGGTGGCGGGACTCGACGACGTGCTGGCGCTCCACGCCCGCCTCGTCGCA is part of the Microbacterium sp. ET2 genome and harbors:
- a CDS encoding 5-oxoprolinase subunit PxpA — its product is MGAIDLNADLGETVDGMPTADDAAMFAVISSASIACGGHAGDERSMREAVARAAAHDVAVGAHPSYPDPANFGRAPMAIAAADLRVEVAGQLRTLAAAGADIRYVKPHGALYHAVSVDAEQARAMAEAVAELAGLLGRAVPILGMPGEITRAAGAAGLPFVVEAFLDRGYLPSGGLVPRGRPGAVLDDAAAAAERAIRLARSGEVVAVDGSVLEVAAASLCLHGDSPAAVAMGRAVREALDAAGLIVRSPW